A stretch of Bradyrhizobium sp. AZCC 2262 DNA encodes these proteins:
- a CDS encoding aromatic ring-hydroxylating oxygenase subunit alpha, whose product MNADNAQPALLVDPAQRVFKVARRNFVDHEIFEAEKERIFDRCWLYLGHSSELPKPGDFISRSVAGRSILFTRDAKGQLRALLNTCPHRGAQVCRERKGNAKSFQCFYHGWVFGADGKLRSQPGEESYPDGFKARDTSNMQAVPRYESYRDFNFVSFDPNIVSLEQYLGNAKEYLDVICDQTDAGMSIVAGSQEYSIRANWKLLTENSIDGYHAMTTHASYFDILMNTTDNMSAGTGGGFGYDLGGGHAVLEYGAPWGRPVAQWIPGWGEAGKTEIARQYDKLVGLYGKDRADRIALKNRNLFIFPNLVVNDIMALTVRTYFPMAPDYMVINAWALAPNDETAWARKYRLNNFLEFLGPGGFATPDDAEALEHCQRGFKNSKEAMWNDISKGMGKDKPSHNDELQMRAFWTQWNRQMFPTPIPSIKDVAA is encoded by the coding sequence ATGAACGCCGATAATGCTCAACCGGCCCTGCTCGTGGATCCGGCGCAACGCGTCTTCAAGGTGGCGCGCCGCAACTTCGTCGATCATGAAATCTTCGAGGCCGAGAAGGAGAGAATCTTCGACCGCTGCTGGCTTTATCTCGGTCATTCCTCAGAGCTGCCGAAGCCTGGAGATTTCATCAGCCGTTCGGTGGCGGGCCGCAGCATTCTCTTTACCCGGGACGCCAAGGGGCAGCTTCGGGCGTTGTTGAACACCTGCCCGCATCGCGGCGCGCAGGTTTGCCGCGAGCGCAAGGGCAACGCCAAATCGTTCCAGTGCTTCTATCACGGCTGGGTGTTCGGAGCCGACGGCAAGCTGCGCAGCCAGCCCGGTGAAGAGTCTTATCCCGACGGGTTCAAGGCCCGCGATACCTCGAACATGCAGGCCGTGCCCCGCTACGAAAGCTATCGGGATTTCAATTTCGTCTCGTTCGATCCGAACATTGTCTCGCTCGAACAATATCTCGGTAACGCAAAGGAGTATCTCGACGTCATCTGCGATCAGACCGACGCCGGCATGTCGATCGTGGCCGGCAGCCAGGAATATTCGATCCGCGCCAACTGGAAGCTGCTGACCGAGAACAGCATCGACGGCTACCATGCGATGACCACGCATGCGAGCTACTTCGACATCCTGATGAACACCACCGATAATATGAGCGCAGGCACCGGCGGTGGTTTCGGTTACGATCTCGGCGGCGGGCATGCGGTTCTGGAATATGGCGCACCGTGGGGTCGGCCGGTCGCGCAGTGGATCCCGGGCTGGGGCGAAGCCGGCAAAACCGAAATCGCCCGGCAGTACGACAAGCTGGTCGGGCTATACGGCAAGGACCGGGCCGACCGGATCGCGCTGAAGAACCGCAACCTGTTCATCTTCCCGAACCTCGTCGTCAACGACATCATGGCCTTGACGGTCAGAACCTACTTCCCGATGGCGCCCGATTACATGGTGATCAACGCCTGGGCACTGGCGCCGAACGACGAAACGGCGTGGGCGCGCAAGTACCGGCTCAATAACTTCCTCGAATTCCTCGGCCCCGGCGGATTTGCGACCCCCGACGATGCCGAAGCGCTCGAGCACTGCCAGCGCGGCTTCAAGAATTCAAAGGAAGCGATGTGGAACGACATCTCCAAAGGAATGGGCAAGGACAAGCCCTCGCACAATGACGAGCTCCAGATGCGCGCATTCTGGACCCAGTGGAACAGGCAGATGTTCCCGACGCCCATCCCCAGCATCAAAGACGTTGCAGCCTGA
- a CDS encoding oxidoreductase → MSAEKTSPRIPAIQLCYVRLAVSQPQAAATFATEILGLEHVPNKLEPFLYRSDSRFHTLCLSTAAAKSSIGIEINDEADLDRAAEALASAGLPAREATVDECAQRFVRRALIVADATGNEIDLVLRPAQSGRRYFPSRDAGVTGLQSVGLRSRAIKDDLKLWTILGARVTDRAGEVTYLGIDQKHHRVVLYPSDRAGLVYVSYGVESMDAVMQSNYFVQERQIKIVQGPGREPASGQIFLRFAGPEGYVFSYGYGLRDIEPSHRPRQFTAEASSLCEWGSECTDIAELQPARAG, encoded by the coding sequence ATGAGCGCTGAAAAGACATCGCCCCGAATTCCGGCGATCCAGCTTTGTTACGTCCGGCTTGCCGTTTCGCAGCCGCAGGCCGCCGCCACGTTTGCGACCGAAATACTCGGCCTGGAGCATGTTCCCAACAAGCTGGAGCCGTTTCTGTATCGCTCCGATTCGCGCTTTCACACGCTCTGTCTGTCGACCGCGGCCGCGAAATCGAGCATCGGCATCGAAATCAACGACGAGGCCGACCTCGACCGTGCCGCGGAGGCGCTCGCGAGCGCTGGATTGCCTGCACGCGAAGCGACCGTGGACGAATGTGCCCAGCGTTTCGTTCGCCGGGCGCTCATCGTCGCGGACGCTACCGGCAACGAAATCGACCTGGTATTGCGGCCGGCTCAAAGCGGACGCCGCTATTTCCCCAGCCGCGACGCCGGCGTCACCGGATTGCAAAGTGTCGGGCTGCGCAGCCGTGCGATCAAGGACGACCTCAAGCTATGGACTATCCTGGGTGCCCGGGTGACCGACCGGGCCGGCGAAGTCACGTATCTTGGCATCGACCAGAAACATCATCGCGTGGTGCTCTACCCTTCCGATAGAGCAGGCCTGGTTTATGTCTCATACGGCGTCGAAAGCATGGACGCCGTGATGCAGAGCAACTATTTCGTCCAGGAGCGGCAGATCAAGATCGTGCAGGGCCCGGGACGCGAACCGGCATCGGGGCAGATCTTCCTGCGATTTGCCGGGCCCGAAGGTTACGTTTTTTCCTACGGCTATGGCCTCCGGGACATCGAACCTTCGCATCGCCCCCGACAATTCACCGCGGAGGCTTCCTCGCTCTGCGAATGGGGGAGCGAATGCACCGACATCGCCGAATTGCAGCCCGCGCGGGCCGGATGA
- a CDS encoding NAD(P)/FAD-dependent oxidoreductase, with translation MNLSKTRVVIVGAGQAGGRAAEALRAAGHSGPITLVGEEAHLPYERPQLSKAILLDGEPNPAFIRSSGDWAGLGVTLSTSSRVVAADIDRREIGLKDGRTFAFDQLLLATGTRPRRMAELEGTALPVSYLRCMDDALALRSALQPGRKVVLVGGGVIGFEVASAAVARGCDVVVLEKAEAVLPQIGSPSLSRYAQALHAAKGVKIMCGITIKRAAATGIELDDGTVVPADMALVGIGVEASVDLAQQLGLETRHGIKVSTSGATAIDGVHAAGDVAEQWSRCHDRWMRLENWANAQNQAIATAKNIAGEATIYDAPPWFWSDQYGANIQIVGHPGGGDEIVRGDVANGRFTTLSIRDGEVVGGIAVNSARDMSVLRRLVASRRTVRRTHLENPQFELKRSLAS, from the coding sequence GTGAACCTGTCGAAGACACGCGTCGTGATCGTCGGAGCCGGCCAGGCTGGAGGCCGCGCAGCCGAGGCCTTGCGTGCAGCCGGCCATAGCGGACCGATCACCCTGGTCGGCGAAGAAGCCCACCTTCCCTATGAGCGGCCGCAGCTCTCCAAGGCGATCCTGCTCGACGGCGAACCCAATCCGGCGTTCATCCGCAGCTCCGGCGACTGGGCCGGGCTTGGCGTGACCCTGTCGACGTCTTCCCGTGTCGTCGCCGCCGATATCGACCGACGCGAGATCGGGCTGAAAGACGGTCGCACGTTTGCATTCGACCAGTTGCTGCTGGCGACGGGCACGCGCCCTCGCCGAATGGCCGAACTGGAAGGCACCGCGCTGCCCGTCAGCTATCTCCGCTGCATGGACGATGCGCTGGCGCTGCGAAGCGCGTTGCAGCCGGGCAGGAAGGTCGTTCTGGTCGGCGGCGGCGTCATCGGTTTCGAAGTGGCATCCGCGGCGGTTGCGCGCGGCTGCGATGTTGTCGTTCTCGAGAAGGCCGAAGCCGTATTGCCCCAGATCGGCTCGCCGTCGCTTAGCCGGTATGCGCAAGCGCTTCATGCCGCCAAGGGCGTGAAAATCATGTGTGGCATCACCATCAAGCGGGCGGCAGCAACCGGCATTGAACTTGACGACGGAACCGTCGTTCCTGCCGACATGGCGCTTGTCGGCATCGGCGTCGAAGCATCGGTCGACCTCGCGCAACAGCTTGGACTCGAAACCCGCCATGGCATCAAGGTCAGCACGTCAGGCGCGACCGCCATCGATGGCGTCCATGCGGCCGGCGACGTCGCCGAACAGTGGAGTCGGTGTCACGACCGCTGGATGCGGCTCGAAAACTGGGCGAACGCACAAAATCAGGCGATCGCGACTGCGAAGAACATCGCTGGCGAAGCGACGATCTATGACGCACCGCCCTGGTTTTGGTCCGACCAGTATGGCGCCAACATCCAGATCGTAGGCCATCCCGGCGGCGGCGATGAAATCGTCAGGGGCGACGTCGCCAATGGACGCTTCACGACGCTCAGTATCCGCGACGGCGAGGTCGTTGGCGGAATAGCCGTCAATTCCGCGCGCGACATGTCGGTTCTGCGCCGTCTCGTCGCATCGCGAAGGACAGTCCGCAGAACCCACCTCGAAAACCCGCAATTCGAACTGAAGCGCTCGCTTGCCTCATAG
- a CDS encoding aromatic-ring-hydroxylating dioxygenase subunit beta — translation MFAEADLLDQWRLPEWLTLFTDDAKYEVPCTDLPPDASPDTNLFYIADDRIRLGERVKRLMKRTAHAEFPHSKTSRMVGNVRIRSRTDDEMEVSCVFQTLRTKDGTTDLYFGTSNYRLTTNGDGLRIREKRCVLGSEGLRPSGRISIVL, via the coding sequence TTGTTCGCCGAAGCCGATCTGCTCGATCAGTGGCGGTTGCCAGAATGGTTGACCCTGTTCACCGACGACGCCAAATACGAGGTGCCCTGCACCGACCTGCCGCCCGACGCGTCGCCGGACACCAACCTGTTCTATATCGCCGATGACCGGATCCGACTCGGCGAACGGGTCAAGCGGCTGATGAAGCGCACCGCGCATGCCGAATTTCCCCACTCGAAAACCAGTCGCATGGTCGGCAACGTCCGCATCCGCTCGCGGACCGACGATGAGATGGAAGTGAGCTGCGTGTTCCAGACGCTACGCACCAAGGACGGCACCACCGACCTTTACTTCGGAACAAGCAACTACCGTCTGACGACCAACGGCGACGGCCTTCGCATCCGGGAAAAGCGATGCGTTCTCGGCAGCGAGGGCCTGCGTCCTTCCGGCCGCATCAGCATCGTGCTCTGA
- a CDS encoding non-heme iron oxygenase ferredoxin subunit yields the protein MTDTMTSNVRIGAIADFPDGEIRPASLPDGTTLAVYNVDGAIYATADLCTHGEASLSEEGILTGKIVECPWHFGTFDVTSGKPTGMPCTVPLKTFPVKIIEENVYVEY from the coding sequence ATGACCGATACCATGACCAGCAACGTTCGCATCGGCGCGATCGCCGATTTTCCCGACGGCGAGATCCGGCCCGCTTCCTTGCCTGACGGGACGACGCTCGCCGTCTACAACGTGGATGGAGCGATCTATGCTACCGCGGACCTCTGTACGCACGGCGAAGCATCGTTGTCGGAGGAAGGCATCCTGACCGGAAAGATCGTCGAATGCCCCTGGCATTTCGGCACCTTTGACGTGACAAGCGGAAAGCCCACGGGCATGCCCTGCACAGTCCCGCTCAAGACTTTTCCGGTCAAAATCATCGAAGAAAATGTCTATGTCGAATACTAA
- a CDS encoding SDR family NAD(P)-dependent oxidoreductase, which yields MKTDQMDSRFADQVIVVTGAASGIGAVIAQHFADAGARLALSDVNEKQLKSVAESIAAGGRQMPVVVAGDLSQEDVAGGLIRSTVAAHGTVDVLVNNAGGGIIKPFLDHTPDTLRTTIDRNLWTTLWCTWHAVPIMKAKGYGRVVNIGADSVRNGLWDHAAYNAAKGGVHAMATGLAREFAKDGITFNVVAPCIVNTPQVQKATIMSPQALQRFVDVVPMGRAGEMDEIASMVCYLASKEASFVTGQVISVNGGSTML from the coding sequence ATGAAGACGGACCAGATGGACTCCCGCTTCGCCGACCAGGTCATCGTCGTCACCGGCGCCGCGAGCGGCATCGGCGCCGTCATTGCGCAGCATTTTGCCGACGCGGGCGCGCGGCTGGCGCTGTCGGACGTCAACGAAAAACAGCTCAAGTCCGTTGCCGAGAGCATTGCCGCGGGTGGACGCCAGATGCCGGTGGTGGTGGCTGGCGACCTTTCGCAGGAGGATGTCGCGGGCGGCCTCATCAGGTCCACCGTCGCGGCGCATGGAACGGTTGATGTGCTCGTCAACAATGCCGGTGGCGGCATCATCAAGCCGTTCCTCGATCATACCCCCGATACCCTGCGCACGACGATCGACCGAAATTTGTGGACGACGCTGTGGTGCACGTGGCACGCCGTTCCGATCATGAAAGCCAAGGGATATGGCCGGGTGGTGAATATCGGCGCCGATTCGGTTCGCAACGGCCTGTGGGATCACGCGGCCTATAACGCCGCCAAGGGTGGCGTCCACGCCATGGCCACGGGCCTTGCCCGCGAATTCGCCAAGGACGGTATCACCTTCAATGTCGTGGCACCCTGCATCGTGAATACGCCGCAGGTCCAGAAGGCCACCATCATGTCGCCGCAGGCCTTGCAAAGATTCGTCGACGTCGTGCCGATGGGACGGGCCGGCGAGATGGACGAGATCGCGTCGATGGTGTGCTATCTGGCATCCAAAGAGGCGTCCTTCGTCACCGGGCAAGTCATCAGTGTCAACGGCGGCAGCACGATGTTATGA
- a CDS encoding TetR/AcrR family transcriptional regulator produces MSNTKDPKLTGRHNPGILQAPAPRQKLRSRRDSSAEPKFAPRRTQAERSETTRKRLLDAAVKLIRLKGFGGLRTIEVASVAGVSRGALMHHFPSKHALVVAVLTYVNEMDFAQSTRRAQLARSSKDPIEEIIQDAKNFFFGDHFFIGLAIAMSDESTRRLRRETHQFSRQTRFSIEAAWLDTLISSGIPKQLASDVLALTLSAVRGFSVRRLIEDDPEQFSRLMNVWRDIIRQHLAASIPGKSRRQDRKS; encoded by the coding sequence ATGTCGAATACTAAAGATCCAAAGCTGACTGGCCGGCACAACCCCGGAATATTGCAGGCCCCTGCCCCGCGCCAAAAACTGCGATCGCGCAGGGACAGCTCTGCCGAGCCCAAATTTGCGCCGCGCCGGACCCAGGCGGAACGTAGCGAAACCACGCGCAAACGACTGCTGGACGCTGCGGTGAAGCTCATTCGTCTGAAAGGTTTTGGCGGTTTGCGGACCATCGAGGTCGCCAGTGTCGCCGGCGTTTCCCGCGGCGCCCTGATGCATCATTTTCCGAGTAAGCATGCGCTTGTCGTGGCGGTGCTGACCTACGTCAACGAGATGGATTTCGCGCAGAGTACCCGTCGGGCGCAATTGGCCCGAAGCAGCAAGGACCCGATCGAGGAAATTATCCAGGACGCGAAGAATTTTTTCTTCGGCGACCACTTTTTCATTGGTCTCGCCATAGCGATGAGCGACGAGAGTACGCGTCGGCTCAGGCGCGAAACCCACCAGTTTTCGCGACAAACGCGGTTCTCAATCGAGGCCGCCTGGCTCGACACATTGATATCGTCAGGGATTCCCAAGCAGCTGGCCAGCGACGTTCTGGCGCTGACGCTGAGCGCCGTTCGCGGTTTTTCGGTGCGCCGCTTGATCGAAGATGATCCTGAGCAATTTTCGCGTCTGATGAACGTTTGGCGCGACATCATTCGCCAGCACCTGGCAGCCTCCATCCCGGGCAAGTCCCGAAGGCAGGATCGAAAGTCATGA